The window TGCTCCCAAAAGGTTGAGAAGCTCAGATTCTAGTTGACTTTTATCCTGAGCATGTAAAATTTCCAGAATCGATTCCAATAAAACATCCTGAGGTAAAGGACTGGAGCAGTTCTGAATCAAACGTAGCATTTTCCTGTAGGTAGCCTTTGAGCTCCCTTTCTTGTGGGATTTTAAGACAGAGTTGAGTTTCTCAAAGCTTAAATTtttaaactcttcaaagatagCATCCCAGTCGTTCTTATCCTGGGCCAAAACTGTGAGAGCCATCTTGTTATCCACAGACTTACTGCTGGTTTTTCCCTTTCCGTCATTTTCGTGAGGTGATGttctcttcattctctcAAAGCTCAAGGACTCTGACACCTCTGCCATGACCTGCATGGCTTGCATATACGAGCCAGCTGAGTCCACTGAGTATTGGGTACTCATGACAAATGGATTTCAAAGGCTTCTTGCTGACTTCAACGTATTGCAGTCTATATTCCATTAAGATCCAACTTACCTTTATATTGAAAACCTTCGTCAAGAAGCTCGATATTTCACGTGATGGAGAAGGCACTATTCAACAACTGTTAGAAGGCCTTATTCTGTCTTCTAGCTTTGCCACAGTATGgttgaaatatttgataTTCTCTTCCAGCTCAACTTCCTGTGCAGTGAGCTTCTGTTCCATGGTTTGTGTGACTTCTTCCCACTGTTGAACTTGCTTCtgtaaatcttcaattgaaacatCAATTGTTCTTATTATGTTTAGGCTCTCGGTTTGCTTCATGCTGATCCCAttgatttccttgatcCTGTTGGTCAACTGGGGCAGTATGGGCCCGTATTTTTTCAGGACACCAAGGTAACGGTACAACTCATTGACTCTGGACTCTTGAGATTCCATTTGGTCTACTGCATGACGATGCAATACACGATCGTCCTTAGACTTTCTTCCTAGGAGGGAATTTTCGTActctttttcaatctcttgtaCTCGCCTATGGAACTGATCCAGAGTTTCGCTATCATTGTGTATTAGTTTGGCTTGAGCTGCTAATTCACCGAGTTCTGTGGCCAGTGACTTATCGGTGAGTTCACGAGGACCTACCAATGTTTCTATATTGTGCACTCTTCGTTCCAAATTCAATAATCTTCGCATATCCTTTGTGTCAAATGCAATGCATGGAAGGGATATCATCTCTAACTCGCCATCCGCCTCTAATTCTTCAGTTAGGACTTTACGAATAGTTCCGAGCCGGTCTTTGTAAGCTTTAGACACCTGGGAATACAGACCTTTTGTATCTTTAAGTTTTTGAGCTGTTTGAGGGCTCAAATCGCGCAATTGATCCCCAGAAATGTCTTCCAGTTCTTTTTCAATGCGTAGTAGTCGTTTCTCTACTGATTCTGGAGCTATTGGATTGTTATAGGACGTATTGGCGATCACTAAATTGTTCATCAGCTTCTCCAGCCCTGGTCCCTCCATCATCTTTCGTGTCTCCTTGATAGGAGTAGCACTTTCATAGTCGAGAGAGCCTCCATAGTTAGATGGCTTGTCTTGTATGTCCTCTTGGTCGAGTTCCTCCAGCGCTGCGCATTCATAGACTTCCTGACCACTGGTGTCAATCTCACCCAAATCGTCAATGTTACCGTCATCTGCACTTATGTCTATGAATTCCATAGTGTACCGAATTGTAGGGTTTGGACCAATTGCAGAGTACGGATCTTTGTTTACTTCTTGAAGTCAGCTTAACTAGTTATTATCATTAAGGTCATCGCGTATCAAGGATACTGTCTTTTTTGACAGAGAAAGTATGAAGCATCTAACTTCATGATTCCTATTTACTCAAATCGTTCAATTGAGCATAGTCATGGCACTGCTCAATTTTAATTATTACTACTGTATTACTACTGTACTACTACTGTACTACTACGACATTCGCCTTTTTTTAAGAACTACACTTCGTTGACAATATTCTGGCTCACATTCCAACACAGATCAAGCTAAATTAGCTTTAAAAACTCATAAGGTTCGATATTGTTCTCTTTTTAGTATTATGAACGCTTTCTATACCGCTTTTATGCTTTATCGATTGTCTTCGTGATCAAAAAACGTTGTTCAAAAGTGCAAGTCAAGTAAACATGAGCTTGAAGACAGCTCTAAGTCGAATTAGATCCATACCTGAACTTCAAAAACGGTATAACATCTTCATAAATATTGATCCTTCGGCGGAGAAACGATTAGTGGATAACGCTGACAAGGAACTACCACTTTCACACTTGGTTGCCGGTATCAAGGACAACATAGTGACCAAGGATCTACCGACAACATGTGCGTCCAAAATATTAGAGACCTATCAGTCGCCATATGATGCTACTTGTGTGCGAAGATTGCGGGAAGCTGGTGTAGTGATTGCAGGAAAGACTAATCTTGACGAGTTTGGGATGGGATCGGGTGGTATCCACTCGCATTTTGGACCCGTGCTGAATCCCCTGTATCCTAGTACCAAGATAACAGCAGGTGGTTCATCTTCAGGttctgctgctgctgttgcagCTGGAGCAGTTGATTTTGCACTTGGAACTGACACTGGCGGATCAGTGCGATTGCCAGCTGCCTTCAATGCTGTTTTAGGATTTAAACCATCTTACGGTCGAATCTCCAGATATGGTGTTGTTGCGTATGCCCAATCGCTTGATACTGTAGGAATATTGTCAAAAGGTATGCCTGTCTTGCGCAAAGTTTACAATGTTCTCAACGAGTATGACTCGAAGGATCCGACTTCATTGAGTAACGACTTAAGGAAGAAGGCTAATAAActttttaaagaaaagGGAAAGCTCCGTATAGGTATTCctcaagaatttcttcaagcttCAATCTCCGCAGACTACAAGAACCTATTTTTTCGATTTATTAAAGAGCTAATGGATATGGGGCATGAATTTTACCCAGTTACTATTCCTTCCGTCAAAGATTCCCTACCTATATACTACACCCTCTCACCGGCTGAAGCTGTATCTAACCTCTCCCGATATGATGGTATAAGGTATGGAACAAGAGCTGACACGACAGATATTGAAAACGGAACACTTTTTGCGCCAACAAGAGCTAACTTTGGTAGAGAAGTTCAGGATAGAATCATTTTGGGAAACTATAACCTGTGCTCTGAgactttcaaaaacaatTATGTGAAGGCGCAAAAGTTAAGAGTAGGCCTGATGAACgactttgatgagattttTAGAGGTCCTAACAtcatttcaaattcaaaaggaaATGTTTCTGGCGTCGATTTGATCATCAGTCTTACAGCCACAGGCCCTCCTTCTACAATTGAATCATTCACCAGCGCCGAAAATTCATCGCCAACCAATGagtatttgaatgatgTCTTCACTATGCCAATGTCTTTAGCAGGTCTACCTACTCTTTCCATCCCGCTTGGTAATGATGTTCCTCTTGGCGTTCAAGTCACGGCGCAATTCGCAGATGATGAAACTGTGCTGAATTTCGCTGATAGAATTGTAAATTAGATCTATGTCCCATGCAAATACTATATACATATTTTAATTATCAAATGCCTGTAATATATTCTTTGACCTTTACGGCCGTACGCGTTCTATCCCAGACGAACCGCTCTGTCCAAATTATTTCTGTTAAATCAGAGTGTAGCTTTTCGAGAGCCGAAACAGTGTAACCTTTAGTTTTTTTCACCAGTAAAATCACTATCTCCTTGAGCAAATCCTCGTCGACTATTAGTTCATGGGATGCGTCTGCATCTTCAGCTTCTGACTCAGAAGTTCTACTATTTTCCCTTTCACAATCACTTTCTGACTCTTTTGCATCCCCtttctcatcctcttcGGCCTCTTCATCACTCCCTTCGGCACTTGCGTGATCCTTGTTGTCCGCTTGAACagtctcttctttcctATTCACATTATGTTCTGAATGAGTTTGAAGCCCTGTAGCGGGATTGTCCATTGGAGTGGTTTGATGCTGTTCCTCACTTTGTTGTGCTGTAGATgaaatctcttcttttttggGGTCGTCGTCTGGTGATTGATCGGGTTGGGGACCAATCTCCTCCTCATCGTTGAATTGAAGTTGGGCTTGTAGTTGAGAACCTGCAGCGACGCCCTCGCTGACGGTATTGTCCATGATGTCCCCATTGGCTTCTGCATTCTTTAGCTGCTGTTTTTCCTTTTCGACtctaacttcttcatcacgTAGGAAGAGCTCTTGTCTTTCCAGATCCCTTTGGCGAGTTGCCTTGCAGTCATGGATAAAATCAGCTGTAGacatttcttcaattcccaTCTGCGCATTGGCAAACATTTCCGAAGCTTTGATTACTCGTTCTCTATCGCCAGTAGTAGTTGCATCACGGTATATGAGTTCGATGTCTTTGAGATATTGCTTGGGTTCAGAGTAGTATCCATTCCACAAACGTTCTTCTATCAGGTCTAGATCCATGTTGTAGAACCGACGACCAGAAGCTACCTCTAGAATCATATCATTGTCCTTCACATAAGCTGGCTGCCAATTGGGGTCTGTTTGAGGCTCAAAGAGATGAACCAGAAAAGCGTCGTCGACTGGAGGTTTCCTGAATCTCTTATAGCGACTTTTAAAAAGGTCCATGAGACCAGATAATTTTATCTTTAAAACATTCTTCAGTCGCAAGTCTTGACGCTGGAAAGATTTTAACTTCTTTCTAAGAGCATCGCATGAAGATTGctcactttcatctttattTTCGTCAGGTTTATTATCCTCCTTTGCTAGCGGTAACTTTGGAAGTGGTTTGCTCCTCTTCCTGTTGGTTATAAATGAAGTCGGTTTCATCCGTAGCAGTTGGGCAATGAAGCTAAAGTactcttttctttgatgagaggTCGGCTCTTCTATATTGAGCACTTCTCTTCCAAACTCAAAATGAGCAATCGGTCCACTAAGAAGATCATTTTGATGTACTGTATCTGAAACTccgagaagaagaactcTTTCATTTCCTTGCAAAGATCTTAGCAAAGTTGACAAAGTAAGAATGACAGATTCCGGAACTGCCCTGCACCAGACTTCGATATTCGGTATAAAGATTACCGAAGGTTGCCTTTTACGTGCCTCCAGAAAACTTTGGACAACCGCTGATTCAAGCGTTCTCCCACTGTCTGAAACGAGAGTCGCAAGGTCAAGTCTCTGAACGttgaattgttcaaaataatTGAGAATAGCCGATCCAATGTATTGCTGGCCATTTCCCGCTGGCCCAGTAAGTAGGAGTTTTGGGTTGCATATACGGGAGTTAGCGATTCGGTCGATCAAGGCACGATGAGCAAAACCACCAGTACCTTCGTTGGTCTCGGTATCATCCTCATATTCAAGATAGTGCTGAATCAAGGAAGAGCTACTTTTGACGAGATTGTCATCCTCAGGAAagattctttgcaatttcaTCTTGACCGCCTCGAATTGCATTCCCAGTAATGGTTTGAGTGACTCAGGGAGAGGTTGAGCCGTATTCCCCGTAGATCTAGCGGACGATGGAAtaatctttttcaaagccaGCATAAAGTCTCCAGTGCTTGTCTTTACTTGACTAGGGTCAACAACTAACTTCTCATCactttgatagatttgtggatattttctttggatACTCAATAAAGCGGCTTCAGTACAAAGAGCTCTCAAATCAGCACCACCGTAACCCTTTGTCAATAATGCTAAATGTTTTACGAAATCGTCCGATAGTGAAGTCTTCCAGCTCTTCGTATGAATTCTTAGAATTTGAGCACGCGATTCAAGGTTTGGCAACGGAAAATAAAACTCTCTATCAAATCTACCTGGTCTTCTCAGAGCTGGGTCAACTGCGTCCGGTCTATTAGTTGCACCGATTACAATCACTTGACCTCTGTTATCCATACCATCCATGAGAGCAAGTAAAGTTGACACAATACTAGCATgaatttgttcttgttttGAACTTCTCACGGGTGCTAGACCATCAATCTCATCGAAAAATATGATAGCTGGTTGCTGCTTttttgcttcttcgaaTAATAACCTTAGCTGCCTCTCTGCTTCACCTACCCATTTCGACAGTATATCGGCGCCTTTTCTCATGAAGAATGTTATCTTATGACCCTCTGAAGAACAACTAGCCGCCAGTGCACGAGCCATGAGTGTCTTACCCGTACCGGGTGGACCGTGAAACAAAACACCTCTTGGAGGGGTTATATTGAAATTCTGGTATAACTCTGGATACAAGAGAGGTAATGCGAccatctctttcaattgatcgatgaaattatctAGACCGCCAATATCACCAAACTTCACGTTCATGTCAACTCCCAATGGATCCAAATCTGCGATctctggtttcttctttttctttaaacTGTTCGATTTTGGCTTTGGAGTAGCACCCAGAGGCAAAATCTCGTCCTCCGATGAGTCGGAATCGATGAGTAATTTATTGTTCTCGCCAGATGGTCCATGATTATAAAAATTGGTGTTTTGCCCAAAGATCGTTGTAACATCGTTACCACCAAAGGGCCCACCTGTAGGGAACAATCGGCGTGTTGGCCCCATATTTTGGCTTGCATTCCAACCTCCGCGACCTCTACGAGGCGACGGATTCATGAATGATGATGTGTTTTGTCTGTTCGCATGTTCTTCGGCATTAGCCTCTGACAATGGTGGTGGTAACCTGTAGTTGACAGGTTTTGTCCTTTCTCGCAGTGATCGTTTCTCTCGTATTGGGCTATCTTCCTGTAACTCtctaatctcttcttcgagaGACAAGGCCTCGTCGTCCAGATCGTGATGACGATGAACTTCGTCCTCATCATGATCATGCATTCGAGTTCTGCTTCTGAGCCTTCGAGACATCCGTCGAGGTGGTGTTTCTGGCCGCACACGTTGACGCGCCGATCTACGTCTTCTAGATGCCCTAAGGGCcacatcatcctcatcctcatcctcgTCCTCGTCGTCAatatcatcgtcatcatccGGATCTGCTACTACAAAACTCTTGTCAGCCATTCTACGTCGCCGCTTCACATCGTTCCTCCCATAAAACCCATCATCAGCACTATTTTCcgaatcatcatcatcatccattGCTTCACCTTCACCATCGTCCTCATGAAAACTCTCATCCTCTGCTTCTGGGTCATTCAGTCTCTTTTTAGGTACTTCTACCTCTTCTGCAGCGTATATCTCTTCCTTATCGACCTGCGGTTCTCTTGTATTTTCTTCCGCGTTTTCACTGTTcccatcttcatcatctaaGTAATCAAATCCGGATTCTACCTCTGCATAATTAACTTTCCTCAATGATCTACTAGTGGTATGTATTATCCCATTACGGTCCTTTATTTCACCCAATTCTCCATGATCTGCTCTTCTTTCGCCCCCATTGTGGCGATCTCTCAAATGACGCCCCATCAGTCTAGTTCAAAGACCTTTAACCAGTCCTAATTGATGGCTCAAATAGCTCCTAATACCAATTTAACTGCTCTTAAAGGTGATCTTTTGGCATACAAAGGGCCTTTCAAAAGttagcttgaaatttcacatCACCTGCAACGGACTAATTTTGAgtcaaaatttttgacaacaaattcaaaattgaGCTCTAAGATGGCCTTTCGACAGCCATTTGAGCCTTGTGAAAGACCATTTGCATGCCAATTGCATTTTAATCTTACTCATGATACTGCATTTTAGCCACACCCCACTTCTTGCGAGTCAAACTGCCTTCTAGAATGCTCAAAGTGGTATGTAACATATCTCTTCTCTTCGATGTGAAGTGATAAAGGTCagaaaagatgatttaATTGACTATATTATAGACACAGCTAATGTTAATTATCACGTGCTGCGTACTTGTATTATACACATTTATTCTTATACTGGTAGCACTCTGATACCGGCAAGTCTATCTACAACGGGTGCTACTGCTGGGTGTGATAGGATTGGTCCCACGATGGGTAAAGATCTGAGAAATTGCACTGCTACCCCGAAGAAATCGCCAAATAGACCTATGATGCCAAGGGATTCGATCAAGAACCCAATAAAGGTCCATTTAGAAAGAATTAATAACACGCCCAGTACCAAAAAGAACGATCCACGTCTCTTGTTTGGTCgtgtgaagaagatatagGTCTTTTGAGGTCCAATGATCAGTAATACCCCGACTAGAAATAGAACATTTCCCAATGCTAGTAGTGCACGGTCAAAGAACGTAAACACGCCAAATGTAAAGAAGAGGAACCCACCAAATGTGAATGCAACTCCAAACTCTTAAAAAAAACGTTAGTAAACGCGTTGGGAATCGACAATTGATCGTGCGGAGTCGTATTACATACTTTGCGACTCAGATAGCCACATATCGCGTCAATAGGGTCAACTGGTCTGGTGCATTGTTAGTATGAAGAATCTTGGTTGGAATTTAACTAACATGCCTATAATCGTGCAACGCGAGCGGCAGCGATGACAAGTAGTAGAAGAATGTGTCAAACTGTGGAAAGAGCGAGTAAGGCTGCCATTGGGTTTCCCATTTACAATGATTTGATCGTTATGGCTTTAGCTTGTTTCCCAGTCGAAATTTTTAAGAGTCCAACTGGATGTGTGATCataatttcttgtaataATTATCGGTAGTAAATTGGTCTAGTCTATCATAATATTCTTTCGAATTATGGCGAATATAATATCAAGGCCTGTTGATAGTGCTGATAAATGCAGACCAAGTAGATGAGTGATTTATCTTTAGAGTATTAACGTGGTAACAAAATGTAATAGTATTCGAAATAAACTCAGCTACTGTCGACTTAATAAATAAGGCAGTTGTCGAATGAGCTTTTGGACAAATACCTTCCATGTATTCCACAGCGGCTGGCTCATCTGTGGATCGTGCCGCCTTTGTGCAGCGTAAATTGAACGAAGTAACAGGAGAGGAGGATTAAAATAACATTCTAGAGCCGAAGTACGAGTAGTACAAAAGGAAGAGGTTCACAAGTCAGCTTCGGCAATGCCATACCACGCATAATTCAAGTAATTTGCACTTTGGTTTAGGAGTAAAGAAGTTTAAAACTTAGGAAGCCCTTTTCACAAAGGATTTATACTCTTGTTAAACAAACAACATATATTTAACCATTTAGCTTGCTCCCTATTCTCAAAGTAAACCAATTTCGGAATTCATTAATTTTTAATATTATTActcaagatcaaacagCCATTGCAGGGGTCAACATCGTAAGCTAAAGATACCTGTAAATCATAATTTCCTTGACAGAATCAAATTACTTGATTTTAATTGAATTTACTGCcaaaaaagttgaaaggTTGTTAATATTATCTTAATGTCAGCACAGCATGATACCAGGGCCAAAGGTGTGTCGAATAGCCTGCTGATCTTGTTGCATATCCTTATTCGCATCACTCTCTACGCATGCGGATCATATAAAGACCCTGCTATGCACACTGCCTCGACAGATCACTTCACTAGAACCAAGTCGCCAGTATGCCTGGAGATTTACCCACTTACGAAGAAGTACTAAAAGAAGATGCCCAGCGGGTACAGAGTTCGCAATCCGCTCCTGCGCCAACTTCCCCACCACCTAGACCCGCTCGACCCGCTAGACCCAGTTCTTCGAAACCTACGGGACAACTACCGAGACCTACGCATCCAGCAGCTCCTGCACAGCCCAATCTTCCTTGGAGGTATCCACACGGATACCATTGCAGTAAGTGTAACAATTCAGGatacaaattgaagaacgGACGATCGTGTAAATCGTGTTGGCGTCGATTTGCTCCACCAAACAATTCGAATAGCGTTCCAGCACTTACCTACGGCAGGTCCTATCCATCCAGCTCCTACGGAATAAGGCCCATGTTCCAGGGCTCTGCTCCCATCGCGCAGCCATATAACTCAATGGGACAGCCTATAGTGGTATCTCCAGGTGACCCACGGCTTGGAGGAGTTCTATGTGGTGAATGTAGAGGTACTGGAAGAGTTACATTCctatttgatgaagatataTGCCCACTTTGTCGAGGTATTGGAAGATTAGTGGCTTGAATAGCTTGTGCACGTGACTTTTCTTAATCTTCACAGGCAGTttttacaatttttcactttcgaGCGAAGAGTTGCTTGATCGTAAGCAGTCTTCGAAGGTTGCAAGGTCGACTGATCTGGTTTGTAAGGGCTTTAGTTTTCTAATACCCTAGGCAATTGATTGGAAATGTATCATCCACAGGTGGAAGCTTTACAGGCAAGGCAGGGCACTCCTTTGAACACGAGACCTGTGTCTCCGTATACTCTGAGGCTACCagtcgatgaagatggatTCTCATGGCCCTCAGTTGGTACGCGAGAGAGGGCTCAGGAGTCTGAGGAGCAGGAAAACGCACGTATTGAAAGGATATCAGGAGCGGTAAAGACgattttggaagaattgggtGAAGATGTTACAAGAGAAGGTTTACTTGATACTCCAACCCGTTATGCAAAGGCAATGCTGTATTTTACCAGAGGTTATCAGATAAATATAATGGATGATGTGATTAAAAATGCAGTTTTTCAAGAGGATCATGATGAAATGGTCATTGTGCGTGATATAGAGATATATTCGCTGTGCGAGCACCATTTGGTTCCCTTTTACGGTAAAGTCCACATTGGATACATTCCAAACAAGAACGTTCTGGGTTTGAGTAAACTGGCTAGATTGGCGGAGATGTACGCTAGAAGGTTACAAGTCCAAGAACGGTTGACTAAGCAGATCGCTATGGCTTTGAGTGAAATCTTGAAGCCAATGGGTGTCGCTGTAGTGATTGAAGCCACCCACATGTGTATGGTCTCTAGGGGTATTCAGAAGACTGGGTCTGCTACGGTAACATCCTGCATGATGGGTTGCTTTAGAGCACACAGAACAAGGGAAGAATTCCTGAGTTTGTTGGGTAAGAAGAGCCTATGATACATGCATTCTATAACTTACTTACGCACAGCTACGAGAAATGGCAAGTACATTATACCGTAAAACAAAAACTAAATCTATATCACTAATCATCTATTCGAAGATCGGGGTTTAAATCATGATGCCcatatcttcatcgtcatcgtcatcgttcATATAGTCGTCAACTGAGGCCGTTTGATTGGTAACGTATACGCTGTTCGTTGAACTTTGTCTCGAAAGAGACTTTGGAGTACTCAAGTTTGATTTTGACTCGGGAGTTGTGCTGTAACAACCATTCATCAAAGAGTTGGTTGGAGGTTTTGGCTCTAGCACAAAAGTTGAGTTCAGTTTCGATTCCACAGTAGGCAAAGAAGCATTGGCATTTCTTAACGAGGTCATCGAAAGTgtctttctcaaagtttctCTCACTTGTCTTAAATTCCTATCGCGAGTTGACCGTGGTTCCAAATACAATGGAGTGCCCGATTTACTACTTTGTGCTGTTATCGAGGGTGAAGTATTGTTATTGATTGCCAAATATGCTAAAGTACTGGAAGATGTAGATCTCGAAGGTTGTCTCAAGGAATGTAATGACGAAGTGGAACCGCTTCTCTTGAGTGATTCGGGAATTTCAATTGCATTCGCATCAGCAGCAGATGTAGCGAAAAAATCTTTAACAAATGGATGGTGCTTCAGTAAAGCTGCTGATGGTCTCTTTGCTGGATCTTCTATGAAACAGCATTGTAAGAAACTccaaaattctttcatcttAGGATCTGCCCGcatctcttcatcgacgTAGtaatcaactttttgaataCACTCCAAAGTCTCCTCATCGTTATCACAATCAAATGGTGTGTAACCCAAAGCCATAAAATAGGTTAAAACCCCAAGAGCCCAAATGTCAACTGGATAACTATAGCTTTCCAATTTGGCGACTTCATTCTGCGAGAGGCTCCCTACACCTTTGCAACGAACAATCTCTGGTGCAATGTATGACATTGTTCCgacaaactctttcaaacatGTCGAACTGGTATTAGAGTCAATCTGAGTAGCCAAGCCAAAATCAGCCAGGATAACATCGTgagctttcaaatcgtaGTTGAAATCACCATGGTGCTCATCTGGCTCATTCTTATTGACTCTGGATCTGAAAAGCACGTTCTCAGCTTTCAGATCTCTATGAACCACCCCATTTGCATGtaaaaattccaaaacaCTCAGCAAACAAGCACAGTAGGATTTCGCTTGTAATTCCAAGTCTAAAGAACCACTGTCAATAATCTTTTCATATAAATCACCTTTTTCACACAGCTGTGTGATCAAGGCAATACTTTCGGAAGtctcgaagaaatcgaaCAATTGTAAAACATGATGGTGTCCTTCGAAAACGTCGAACGTACGGaattccttcttctccagttGTCTTACTTTATCACTCACCAATCTCAATAGTTTCACTTCACGCTGGATCAAGGGCAGTTTGCCCTTGATCATACTCTTATGAACCAACTTCATCGCATAGAGA of the Torulaspora delbrueckii CBS 1146 chromosome 7, complete genome genome contains:
- the JNM1 gene encoding Jnm1p (similar to Saccharomyces cerevisiae JNM1 (YMR294W); ancestral locus Anc_5.32), translating into MEFIDISADDGNIDDLGEIDTSGQEVYECAALEELDQEDIQDKPSNYGGSLDYESATPIKETRKMMEGPGLEKLMNNLVIANTSYNNPIAPESVEKRLLRIEKELEDISGDQLRDLSPQTAQKLKDTKGLYSQVSKAYKDRLGTIRKVLTEELEADGELEMISLPCIAFDTKDMRRLLNLERRVHNIETLVGPRELTDKSLATELGELAAQAKLIHNDSETLDQFHRRVQEIEKEYENSLLGRKSKDDRVLHRHAVDQMESQESRVNELYRYLGVLKKYGPILPQLTNRIKEINGISMKQTESLNIIRTIDVSIEDLQKQVQQWEEVTQTMEQKLTAQEVELEENIKYFNHTVAKLEDRIRPSNSC
- the HER2 gene encoding glutamyl-tRNA(Gln) amidotransferase subunit HER2 (similar to Saccharomyces cerevisiae YMR293C; ancestral locus Anc_5.33), which gives rise to MSLKTALSRIRSIPELQKRYNIFINIDPSAEKRLVDNADKELPLSHLVAGIKDNIVTKDLPTTCASKILETYQSPYDATCVRRLREAGVVIAGKTNLDEFGMGSGGIHSHFGPVLNPLYPSTKITAGGSSSGSAAAVAAGAVDFALGTDTGGSVRLPAAFNAVLGFKPSYGRISRYGVVAYAQSLDTVGILSKGMPVLRKVYNVLNEYDSKDPTSLSNDLRKKANKLFKEKGKLRIGIPQEFLQASISADYKNLFFRFIKELMDMGHEFYPVTIPSVKDSLPIYYTLSPAEAVSNLSRYDGIRYGTRADTTDIENGTLFAPTRANFGREVQDRIILGNYNLCSETFKNNYVKAQKLRVGLMNDFDEIFRGPNIISNSKGNVSGVDLIISLTATGPPSTIESFTSAENSSPTNEYLNDVFTMPMSLAGLPTLSIPLGNDVPLGVQVTAQFADDETVLNFADRIVN
- the YTA7 gene encoding chromatin segregase YTA7 (similar to Saccharomyces cerevisiae YTA7 (YGR270W); ancestral locus Anc_5.34), with the translated sequence MGRHLRDRHNGGERRADHGELGEIKDRNGIIHTTSRSLRKVNYAEVESGFDYLDDEDGNSENAEENTREPQVDKEEIYAAEEVEVPKKRLNDPEAEDESFHEDDGEGEAMDDDDDSENSADDGFYGRNDVKRRRRMADKSFVVADPDDDDDIDDEDEDEDEDDVALRASRRRRSARQRVRPETPPRRMSRRLRSRTRMHDHDEDEVHRHHDLDDEALSLEEEIRELQEDSPIREKRSLRERTKPVNYRLPPPLSEANAEEHANRQNTSSFMNPSPRRGRGGWNASQNMGPTRRLFPTGGPFGGNDVTTIFGQNTNFYNHGPSGENNKLLIDSDSSEDEILPLGATPKPKSNSLKKKKKPEIADLDPLGVDMNVKFGDIGGLDNFIDQLKEMVALPLLYPELYQNFNITPPRGVLFHGPPGTGKTLMARALAASCSSEGHKITFFMRKGADILSKWVGEAERQLRLLFEEAKKQQPAIIFFDEIDGLAPVRSSKQEQIHASIVSTLLALMDGMDNRGQVIVIGATNRPDAVDPALRRPGRFDREFYFPLPNLESRAQILRIHTKSWKTSLSDDFVKHLALLTKGYGGADLRALCTEAALLSIQRKYPQIYQSDEKLVVDPSQVKTSTGDFMLALKKIIPSSARSTGNTAQPLPESLKPLLGMQFEAVKMKLQRIFPEDDNLVKSSSSLIQHYLEYEDDTETNEGTGGFAHRALIDRIANSRICNPKLLLTGPAGNGQQYIGSAILNYFEQFNVQRLDLATLVSDSGRTLESAVVQSFLEARKRQPSVIFIPNIEVWCRAVPESVILTLSTLLRSLQGNERVLLLGVSDTVHQNDLLSGPIAHFEFGREVLNIEEPTSHQRKEYFSFIAQLLRMKPTSFITNRKRSKPLPKLPLAKEDNKPDENKDESEQSSCDALRKKLKSFQRQDLRLKNVLKIKLSGLMDLFKSRYKRFRKPPVDDAFLVHLFEPQTDPNWQPAYVKDNDMILEVASGRRFYNMDLDLIEERLWNGYYSEPKQYLKDIELIYRDATTTGDRERVIKASEMFANAQMGIEEMSTADFIHDCKATRQRDLERQELFLRDEEVRVEKEKQQLKNAEANGDIMDNTVSEGVAAGSQLQAQLQFNDEEEIGPQPDQSPDDDPKKEEISSTAQQSEEQHQTTPMDNPATGLQTHSEHNVNRKEETVQADNKDHASAEGSDEEAEEDEKGDAKESESDCERENSRTSESEAEDADASHELIVDEDLLKEIVILLVKKTKGYTVSALEKLHSDLTEIIWTERFVWDRTRTAVKVKEYITGI
- the GOT1 gene encoding Got1p (similar to Saccharomyces cerevisiae GOT1 (YMR292W); ancestral locus Anc_5.35), coding for MWLSESQTLGNVLFLVGVLLIIGPQKTYIFFTRPNKRRGSFFLVLGVLLILSKWTFIGFLIESLGIIGLFGDFFGVAVQFLRSLPIVGPILSHPAVAPVVDRLAGIRVLPV
- the HUA1 gene encoding Hua1p (similar to Saccharomyces cerevisiae HUA1 (YGR268C); ancestral locus Anc_5.36); this encodes MPGDLPTYEEVLKEDAQRVQSSQSAPAPTSPPPRPARPARPSSSKPTGQLPRPTHPAAPAQPNLPWRYPHGYHCSKCNNSGYKLKNGRSCKSCWRRFAPPNNSNSVPALTYGRSYPSSSYGIRPMFQGSAPIAQPYNSMGQPIVVSPGDPRLGGVLCGECRGTGRVTFLFDEDICPLCRGIGRLVA
- the FOL2 gene encoding GTP cyclohydrolase I (similar to Saccharomyces cerevisiae FOL2 (YGR267C); ancestral locus Anc_5.37) translates to MYHPQVEALQARQGTPLNTRPVSPYTLRLPVDEDGFSWPSVGTRERAQESEEQENARIERISGAVKTILEELGEDVTREGLLDTPTRYAKAMLYFTRGYQINIMDDVIKNAVFQEDHDEMVIVRDIEIYSLCEHHLVPFYGKVHIGYIPNKNVLGLSKLARLAEMYARRLQVQERLTKQIAMALSEILKPMGVAVVIEATHMCMVSRGIQKTGSATVTSCMMGCFRAHRTREEFLSLLGKKSL